In Acidobacteriota bacterium, the DNA window CCGCGGTGACCCTATTCCGCGGGACCGGGCCACGAAGCGTGGCGAGCCCCCGGCTGCTGACTCAGAGGTTTTCGCGGTTGATGCTGACCCGGCTCACCTGGCGGAGATCCCGCGTCAGAATCTGAATCTCACGGATGATGTCACCCGTCCGGCCTTCGAGAAGCTTCTCCCGGATCTCCTCACGCACCTCGGAGTACGGAAGGAAGCCTTCCTCCCGGCGATCCTCGAGCAGCACCAGATGCCAGCCGAACTCGGTCTGGAAGGGCTCGCTCATCTCTCCCGGTTCGAGAGAAAAAACGACGTCGTCGAACTGTCGGACCATCTTCCCTCGCCCGAACCATCCGAGATCGCCACCCGATTCAGCCGAGCCATCCTCGGAGAACATCATCGCCATTTCAGCAAACTGCTCCTCGTTGCCCTCGAGCTGAGCGGCGAGTCCGACGATCTTCGTCCGGGCCTGCTCCATGCTCGTGGCATTGCTGTTGGTCCTGTTGATCACGTTCGCGCTGTCCGCTGTCGCAATGATGTGCCGCGCGCGAACCTGAACCGGACGGCGATACAGAGGCCGATTCTGTTCGTAGTAGGCCCGCGACTCTTCCTCCGGAACGACCCGGAGCGAGATGACGTCCCGGACGTAAGCGTCGAAAAGCGCAGATTCCGCCGCCTGCTCCATCAGGAAACGTACCTCGGGCTGCGACTGGAAGCCGTCCTTGAACGCCTCCTGCAGCAGGAGTTTCTTCTGAATGTGGTTGTCGAGAAAGTTGATCCGTCCGCCCGTCAGTTCGTAGTTCTTCCGCATCTCCGGAGAAAGGTTCATCCAGAGCCGGTCGAACTCCTCCCGGGTCAGCACTTCCCCGTTGATGTTGGCGACGATCGCATCCGGATCAGTCGCCTTCACCTGCGCCAGAGACGCACCTGC includes these proteins:
- a CDS encoding peptidylprolyl isomerase; this translates as MKRTILFLTMVGLAGASLAQVKATDPDAIVANINGEVLTREEFDRLWMNLSPEMRKNYELTGGRINFLDNHIQKKLLLQEAFKDGFQSQPEVRFLMEQAAESALFDAYVRDVISLRVVPEEESRAYYEQNRPLYRRPVQVRARHIIATADSANVINRTNSNATSMEQARTKIVGLAAQLEGNEEQFAEMAMMFSEDGSAESGGDLGWFGRGKMVRQFDDVVFSLEPGEMSEPFQTEFGWHLVLLEDRREEGFLPYSEVREEIREKLLEGRTGDIIREIQILTRDLRQVSRVSINRENL